A region of Reichenbachiella carrageenanivorans DNA encodes the following proteins:
- a CDS encoding VCBS repeat-containing protein has product MNKYCLLWVVCLFLGACESQKKGAAKIFELLPSSSTGISFRNDLHENDSLNYFTYPYIYMGGGVAVGDLNGDGLEDLYFTANMQSNALYLNRGQLKFEDVTETSSVAGDNRWMTGVTLVDINQDGRLDIYVSVSGLFGPFGNLLYVNQGNDSEGIPSFEEQGEAYGIADLGHTTQASFFDADNDGDLDLYVANYPITNFKVPTAYYSYQMNNPILDHSSHFYKNENGRYVDQTEASGLLSFGLSLSASVGDFNNDGYLDIYVSNDFASPDFCYINQGDGTFVEQVKTVTNQTSFYGMGSDAADYNNDGLLDIIQVDMAPESHKRSKENMASMNPEGFYEMVDKSLHYQYMFNCLQLNQGIDTEGLPMYSNVVQMAHTAKTDWSWAPLFADLDNDGLKDLFITNGTRRDINNRDFFRRTEGQNYFGQKAKKNTLADLAEMPSEAVPNYAFKNKGDLTFGKMAKNWGLDQPSFSNGAVYADLDNDGDLELVVNNIDEDVFVYKNHSVEMGLGNYLTVSLEGTDKNLAGIGARVTIYTPQGLQTVEVMRARGFQSAVAPKAHFGLGAVDTITKVEVDWKNGRRSVVEQVPANQTLVVKATDAEPYQPVPNHTQKVFEEVAGVFIEEYVHEENSFNDFDREPLLPHKMSNFGPALATGDVNADGLPDVYVGGALGRAGTLFIQNKNGMFESFDTAFWQLEKLSEDLDALFVDLDQDGDLDLYVVSGGNELRSTDKRLKDRLYLNDGQGHFSNHSNLLPDLFESGGKVVAFDYDQDGDQDLFLGTRLIPGQYPTPASSYLLENQIEKGSLAFENVTENRAPAFKDLGMVTDAVSTDFDQDGDLDLVVTGEWMPISFFENQKGRFVPRTDDFGFGDSRGWWFSIEAADMDGDGDDDYLVGNLGENYKYHASPESTFDIYANDYDDNGQIDIVLSYYQNGTQLPVRGRQCSSEQVPAIKERFKDYTSFADATLVDIYSASMLAQSLHYEVGSFASIYLENVGEGKFKKHELPKEAQMMPINDYIIQDFNNDGNLDVVLAGNLFASEVETPRADAGRGLLMYGDGQGSFQPQPYHRSGINWANDVKKLAMANTEKGKIIFVANNQGPVQAVQWIVLENQ; this is encoded by the coding sequence ATGAATAAATATTGTTTGCTGTGGGTCGTGTGTTTGTTTTTGGGAGCCTGTGAGTCGCAAAAAAAAGGAGCCGCAAAAATATTTGAACTATTGCCTAGCAGTAGTACTGGTATTTCGTTTCGAAACGATCTGCATGAAAATGATAGCTTAAACTATTTCACTTACCCATACATATATATGGGGGGAGGTGTGGCTGTGGGAGACCTCAATGGTGATGGGCTCGAAGATCTCTATTTTACAGCTAATATGCAGTCGAATGCATTATACCTCAATAGAGGACAATTGAAATTTGAAGATGTAACAGAGACATCGAGCGTGGCTGGTGATAACCGATGGATGACGGGAGTGACTTTGGTGGACATCAATCAAGACGGTAGGTTAGATATATATGTGAGCGTTTCAGGTTTGTTTGGCCCGTTTGGAAATCTTTTATACGTAAATCAAGGGAATGACTCGGAGGGGATACCTTCATTTGAGGAGCAAGGGGAGGCCTATGGAATCGCAGATTTGGGGCATACTACCCAAGCTTCATTCTTCGATGCTGACAATGATGGAGATCTTGATTTGTATGTGGCCAATTATCCTATTACCAATTTCAAAGTGCCGACGGCTTATTACTCGTATCAAATGAACAATCCTATTCTTGATCATTCAAGTCATTTTTATAAAAATGAAAATGGAAGGTATGTAGATCAAACAGAAGCTTCAGGGTTATTGAGTTTTGGACTCAGTTTATCTGCTTCTGTGGGAGATTTCAATAATGATGGATATTTGGACATTTATGTCTCGAATGATTTTGCAAGCCCAGATTTTTGTTATATCAATCAAGGTGATGGCACTTTCGTGGAGCAGGTCAAAACAGTGACTAATCAAACTTCATTCTATGGGATGGGTTCTGATGCCGCAGACTACAACAATGATGGTCTATTGGATATTATCCAAGTAGATATGGCTCCAGAAAGCCATAAAAGGTCTAAAGAAAATATGGCTAGTATGAACCCAGAGGGCTTTTATGAAATGGTAGACAAATCATTACATTATCAGTATATGTTCAATTGTCTTCAATTAAACCAAGGGATCGATACTGAGGGGCTACCAATGTACAGCAATGTGGTTCAAATGGCACATACAGCTAAAACGGATTGGAGCTGGGCACCACTATTTGCAGATCTAGACAATGATGGCCTAAAGGATCTTTTTATTACTAATGGTACGAGAAGAGACATCAATAATCGCGACTTTTTTAGGAGGACAGAAGGGCAAAACTATTTTGGACAGAAAGCGAAAAAAAATACACTCGCTGATCTAGCCGAAATGCCTTCCGAAGCGGTGCCTAATTACGCTTTTAAAAATAAAGGAGATCTTACTTTTGGTAAGATGGCCAAAAACTGGGGACTGGATCAGCCTTCATTTTCTAATGGCGCCGTATATGCTGACTTGGATAATGACGGAGACCTAGAGTTGGTTGTCAATAATATAGACGAGGATGTGTTTGTGTATAAAAATCATTCGGTAGAGATGGGGCTAGGCAACTATCTGACCGTGTCGCTCGAAGGTACAGACAAAAACTTGGCAGGTATAGGAGCTAGAGTTACGATTTATACCCCACAAGGATTACAGACTGTAGAGGTCATGCGTGCTAGGGGGTTTCAGTCGGCAGTTGCCCCCAAGGCACACTTTGGACTAGGAGCTGTGGATACAATCACTAAAGTAGAGGTAGATTGGAAAAATGGAAGGCGCTCTGTTGTAGAGCAGGTACCAGCCAATCAAACACTGGTAGTGAAAGCGACTGACGCAGAACCCTATCAACCAGTGCCTAACCACACTCAGAAAGTATTTGAAGAAGTAGCAGGTGTATTTATTGAAGAATATGTTCATGAAGAAAATAGTTTTAATGATTTTGATCGTGAACCATTGCTACCACACAAGATGTCCAATTTTGGGCCAGCATTGGCTACTGGAGATGTAAATGCCGATGGCTTACCAGATGTGTATGTGGGCGGGGCATTGGGTAGAGCGGGTACGCTTTTCATACAAAATAAAAATGGGATGTTCGAATCATTCGACACCGCATTTTGGCAATTAGAAAAGCTCTCTGAAGATTTGGACGCCCTTTTTGTTGATTTAGATCAAGATGGAGATTTAGATCTATATGTTGTAAGTGGGGGAAATGAATTGCGCTCAACAGATAAAAGGCTAAAGGATCGTTTATATCTCAACGATGGACAAGGCCATTTCAGCAACCATTCTAATCTCCTCCCAGATTTATTTGAAAGTGGAGGCAAAGTAGTTGCGTTTGATTACGACCAAGATGGTGATCAAGATTTGTTTTTAGGCACTCGCTTAATCCCTGGCCAGTACCCTACACCTGCGAGTAGTTATTTGTTAGAAAACCAGATAGAAAAGGGCTCCCTTGCTTTTGAGAATGTTACTGAAAATCGTGCGCCAGCTTTCAAAGATTTAGGAATGGTAACCGATGCGGTATCTACGGATTTTGATCAGGATGGCGATTTAGATTTGGTAGTGACGGGAGAGTGGATGCCAATCAGTTTTTTTGAAAATCAAAAGGGACGATTCGTGCCACGAACGGATGATTTTGGTTTTGGTGACAGCCGAGGCTGGTGGTTCAGTATTGAGGCAGCAGATATGGATGGAGATGGAGACGATGATTATTTAGTAGGCAATTTGGGTGAAAACTATAAGTACCATGCAAGCCCAGAATCTACATTCGACATCTATGCCAACGATTATGATGACAATGGTCAAATAGATATTGTACTGAGTTATTATCAAAATGGGACACAATTACCCGTAAGAGGTCGCCAATGTTCATCCGAACAAGTACCAGCTATCAAAGAGAGATTTAAAGATTATACGTCATTTGCAGATGCTACATTGGTAGATATTTATTCAGCGTCTATGCTAGCGCAATCGTTGCATTATGAGGTAGGTTCTTTCGCTTCCATTTATTTAGAAAATGTGGGGGAAGGGAAGTTCAAAAAGCACGAATTACCTAAAGAAGCACAGATGATGCCCATCAACGATTACATTATTCAGGACTTTAATAATGATGGCAATTTAGATGTGGTATTAGCAGGAAACCTATTTGCGTCAGAAGTAGAAACGCCACGTGCAGATGCAGGCAGAGGACTTTTGATGTATGGGGATGGTCAAGGTTCCTTCCAGCCTCAGCCTTACCATAGATCAGGAATCAATTGGGCAAATGATGTTAAAAAATTAGCCATGGCAAATACTGAAAAAGGTAAAATAATCTTTGTTGCCAATAATCAAGGGCCAGTGCAGGCAGTTCAATGGATAGTCTTAGAAAATCAATGA
- a CDS encoding glycoside hydrolase family 5 protein → MFISEAQYIKLKRFILGIVAIALIVLAWPSCHGPNHESIAVEKFYWKNYRGFNVSCNIKEADVAALAASGANLMRLSMPVCAFMDLEEPYTYRPEAFAILDSVLNWGEKYQVNVLIDPHRYPGTMHQWTMLGTDPFWQDFKYHDILLNFWDTLAAYNAHRGEVIAGYDLLNEPEMKLDAPKASPADINYLYQRLTDTIRKRDSVHTIVYALPRFYIEEEKKMYAYHKSIPYFQLPDDDNICIETHMYLPVPFTHQNIWEEGEFVSYPSKIEGEYWDKQRLEIDQKELIDFAASNPAIPIFVGEFSSPRWTGQDGVRYMTDVIELNEANGWSWVYHAFRENQVWDPEMSIEYREDSTRIDPAPRMELLKAYFKRNK, encoded by the coding sequence ATGTTCATATCTGAGGCACAATATATCAAACTCAAACGATTCATTCTTGGCATTGTCGCTATTGCATTAATCGTGTTGGCATGGCCAAGCTGTCATGGGCCTAACCACGAATCAATAGCTGTAGAGAAATTTTATTGGAAAAACTATAGAGGGTTTAATGTCAGCTGCAATATTAAAGAAGCTGACGTGGCAGCACTGGCTGCTTCTGGTGCCAACCTGATGAGGCTCAGCATGCCAGTATGTGCATTCATGGATTTGGAGGAGCCGTATACCTATCGGCCAGAGGCCTTTGCTATACTAGATTCAGTACTCAACTGGGGAGAAAAATATCAAGTAAATGTATTGATTGACCCACACAGATACCCAGGTACTATGCACCAGTGGACGATGCTCGGGACAGATCCTTTTTGGCAAGATTTCAAATACCATGATATCTTATTGAATTTTTGGGATACGCTAGCTGCGTACAATGCACATAGAGGAGAAGTGATTGCGGGGTATGATCTGCTGAATGAACCAGAGATGAAACTTGATGCGCCCAAAGCAAGTCCTGCGGATATCAATTATCTCTATCAGCGACTAACAGATACCATTCGAAAGCGTGATAGTGTACATACGATTGTATACGCTTTGCCAAGATTTTATATAGAAGAGGAAAAGAAAATGTATGCTTACCACAAGAGTATCCCCTATTTTCAGTTGCCCGATGATGACAACATATGCATCGAAACCCACATGTATCTGCCTGTGCCGTTTACACATCAAAACATCTGGGAGGAAGGCGAGTTTGTGTCCTACCCTTCAAAAATAGAAGGGGAATATTGGGACAAACAAAGATTGGAAATAGATCAAAAGGAATTAATTGACTTTGCTGCGTCTAACCCTGCCATACCCATTTTTGTGGGAGAATTTAGCAGTCCCCGATGGACTGGGCAAGATGGTGTCAGGTATATGACTGATGTGATAGAGCTAAATGAGGCCAATGGCTGGTCTTGGGTGTATCATGCTTTTCGTGAAAATCAAGTTTGGGATCCTGAGATGTCTATCGAGTATCGTGAGGATAGTACGAGAATCGATCCTGCTCCCAGAATGGAGTTGCTCAAGGCTTATTTTAAAAGAAATAAATAA
- a CDS encoding multidrug DMT transporter permease: MIIIQSFPVAVALCFVTMLCWGSWANTQKLSKKDWPFQLFYWDYAIGVLLFSIVLAFTMGSMGQSGRSFLDDLAQASLISLGLALLGGVVFNLANILLVAAIDIAGMAVAFPVGIGIALVLGVITNYLAAPSGDPVLLFSGVAFVTVAVLLDAWAYRKISTDTKVQSKGLVLSVIAGVLMGFFYRFVAASMSPDFNTVLEVGKLTPYTAIVFFSVGLLLSNFIFNTIVMKKPFVGDPVSFADYFKKENRSLHFMGILGGMIWNLGMSLSIVASGIAGFAVSYGLGQGATMIAAFWGVFIWREFSGAPKGTNKLLVAMFISFIAGLSLIIISKLV, translated from the coding sequence ATGATTATTATTCAATCCTTCCCTGTCGCGGTTGCGCTTTGTTTTGTGACCATGCTTTGCTGGGGCTCTTGGGCCAATACACAAAAGCTTTCAAAGAAAGACTGGCCTTTTCAATTGTTTTATTGGGATTATGCCATCGGTGTGTTGCTGTTTTCAATTGTTTTGGCATTTACCATGGGCAGTATGGGGCAGAGTGGTAGATCCTTTCTGGACGATTTGGCACAGGCGAGTCTCATATCGCTGGGGCTGGCATTGTTGGGTGGTGTGGTATTCAATTTAGCTAATATCTTATTGGTAGCAGCTATAGATATTGCAGGAATGGCGGTAGCTTTTCCAGTGGGGATTGGGATAGCCTTGGTATTGGGTGTGATTACGAATTATTTAGCTGCCCCTAGTGGAGATCCAGTATTACTGTTTTCAGGGGTCGCTTTTGTGACAGTTGCAGTTTTGTTAGATGCTTGGGCCTATCGCAAAATATCCACAGATACTAAAGTACAATCCAAAGGGTTAGTTTTGTCAGTAATTGCGGGTGTCTTGATGGGATTTTTCTATCGATTTGTAGCAGCATCTATGTCTCCAGATTTCAATACTGTTTTGGAAGTGGGAAAACTGACACCTTATACGGCTATTGTGTTTTTCTCTGTCGGCTTGCTTCTGTCCAATTTCATATTCAACACGATCGTGATGAAAAAGCCTTTTGTAGGCGATCCTGTTTCATTTGCAGATTATTTTAAAAAAGAAAATCGATCACTTCATTTCATGGGAATTTTAGGTGGCATGATCTGGAATTTAGGCATGTCGCTGAGTATCGTTGCCTCTGGTATAGCTGGTTTTGCTGTTTCGTATGGGTTGGGTCAAGGGGCTACCATGATAGCGGCCTTTTGGGGCGTGTTTATCTGGAGAGAATTTAGCGGAGCGCCCAAAGGCACCAACAAGTTATTGGTAGCGATGTTTATCTCATTTATTGCAGGACTCAGTTTGATTATAATTTCTAAACTGGTGTAG
- the rbsK gene encoding ribokinase, whose product MKKIVVVGSSNTDMIMQLPNIPRPGETLSGGVFTQAAGGKGANQAVAVARAGGAVAFVAKVGQDEFGNQALAGFCAEGIAVSAVTKTAHAASGMAFIFVDAKGENSIGVAGGANDLLTPEDIMQQTSQIEQADILLIQLETPIAAVQKAIALAHVNHKMVILNPAPARVLSEELLAQVDILTPNETEAELLTGIVVSDEASAQQAAQILLGKGVKKVLITVGKQGVWVAENGQIELVPGFEVEARDTTAAGDTFNGALAVALAEDKDLKSAVRFGQAAAAISVTRLGAQPSVPTRNEIEEFLNKN is encoded by the coding sequence ATGAAAAAAATAGTCGTAGTAGGGAGTTCGAATACAGACATGATCATGCAGTTGCCGAATATTCCAAGGCCAGGAGAGACGCTTTCTGGAGGGGTATTTACTCAGGCCGCTGGTGGCAAAGGTGCCAACCAAGCCGTGGCTGTAGCTCGTGCTGGAGGAGCGGTGGCATTTGTTGCCAAAGTAGGTCAGGATGAATTTGGTAATCAGGCGTTGGCTGGTTTTTGTGCCGAAGGGATAGCGGTGTCTGCGGTGACAAAAACGGCACATGCAGCATCTGGAATGGCTTTCATTTTTGTAGATGCTAAAGGAGAAAACAGCATCGGAGTAGCTGGAGGTGCTAATGACTTATTGACACCAGAAGATATCATGCAGCAGACTAGCCAAATCGAGCAAGCCGATATCCTCTTGATCCAGCTAGAAACACCCATTGCCGCTGTGCAAAAAGCTATTGCATTGGCTCATGTCAATCATAAAATGGTTATACTCAACCCTGCTCCTGCACGGGTGTTGAGTGAGGAGTTGTTAGCACAAGTAGACATTCTCACGCCCAACGAGACCGAAGCAGAATTGCTCACTGGCATAGTCGTATCGGACGAGGCCAGTGCCCAACAAGCAGCGCAAATCTTGCTAGGCAAAGGCGTGAAGAAAGTATTGATCACGGTAGGGAAACAAGGCGTCTGGGTAGCAGAAAATGGTCAGATTGAATTGGTGCCTGGATTTGAAGTAGAAGCAAGAGATACCACCGCCGCAGGAGATACTTTTAATGGTGCTTTAGCGGTAGCTTTAGCCGAAGACAAAGACTTGAAGTCTGCCGTGAGGTTTGGTCAAGCAGCGGCCGCAATTTCGGTGACTAGATTGGGTGCTCAGCCCTCTGTGCCAACAAGAAATGAAATTGAAGAATTTTTAAACAAAAATTGA
- a CDS encoding sulfatase family protein gives MNTKRNGVGLLFLILVGVGCRQETNQTHNDRPNIIFMMADDHAYQAISAYQDHLTQTPNIDRIAKEGMIFRNACVTNSVCAPSRAVVLTGKHSHINGKTDNIFPFDTAQVTFPQYLQAAGYQTAMFGKLHFGNNPKGFDEFKILPGQGAYYNPDFITKKEGNIQVEGYVTDIITDMTLNWLENERNKEEPFMLMYLHKAPHREWLPALRHIGDYTSKKIPEPTTLFDDYSGRGTAAHEAEMNILEHMNWAGDSKVYPDVMDELGIPDASGWDQLAFEKGIGRMTGEQRTAWDNVYRPINEDFKRRFPTMTTKEKMQWRYQRYMQDYLATIAAVDQNVGRVLDYLDENGLAENTLIVYTSDQGFYLGEHGWFDKRFIYEESFRTPLLMRWPQVIKPESSNQKMVQNLDFAQTLLEVAGVTAPGDMQGESLVPLLEGREEAWTRNEVYYHFYEYPSIHMVKRHYGIVSERYKLIHFYYDIDEWELYDRKMDPQELNNVFNDPAYAEVVRALKTKLEVLRKKYGDSDRLSDEYIERYMSKIKVDELL, from the coding sequence ATGAATACCAAACGGAATGGTGTGGGATTGCTGTTTTTGATTCTAGTGGGCGTAGGATGCCGACAAGAGACCAATCAAACACACAACGACAGACCTAACATTATTTTTATGATGGCGGATGATCATGCCTATCAAGCGATTTCGGCTTATCAAGACCATTTGACACAAACACCTAACATTGATAGAATCGCCAAAGAAGGCATGATCTTTCGAAATGCCTGTGTCACGAATTCGGTCTGTGCACCATCGCGGGCGGTCGTCCTCACGGGTAAGCATAGCCATATCAATGGCAAGACTGACAATATTTTTCCATTCGATACCGCTCAGGTCACCTTTCCCCAATACTTGCAAGCGGCGGGTTATCAGACGGCCATGTTTGGCAAGCTACATTTTGGAAATAACCCCAAAGGATTTGATGAATTTAAAATTTTGCCCGGTCAGGGCGCTTATTACAACCCTGATTTTATTACCAAAAAAGAAGGCAATATTCAAGTGGAAGGCTACGTCACGGACATTATCACGGACATGACACTCAACTGGTTAGAAAACGAAAGAAATAAAGAAGAACCGTTTATGCTGATGTATCTGCACAAAGCACCGCATAGAGAATGGCTGCCAGCCTTGCGCCATATTGGTGATTATACATCAAAAAAAATCCCAGAACCTACTACGCTTTTTGATGATTATTCAGGAAGAGGAACAGCCGCTCATGAAGCAGAAATGAACATCTTGGAGCATATGAATTGGGCCGGTGATTCTAAGGTTTATCCTGATGTAATGGACGAGTTGGGTATTCCAGATGCATCGGGATGGGATCAGTTGGCTTTCGAAAAAGGCATTGGCCGAATGACAGGTGAGCAGCGTACTGCTTGGGATAACGTGTACCGACCAATCAACGAAGATTTCAAAAGGAGATTTCCAACGATGACAACAAAGGAGAAAATGCAATGGCGTTATCAGCGATATATGCAAGATTATCTAGCCACCATAGCTGCCGTAGACCAAAATGTAGGCAGGGTGCTAGATTATTTAGATGAAAATGGACTAGCTGAAAACACACTAATCGTTTATACCTCTGACCAAGGGTTTTATCTCGGCGAACATGGCTGGTTCGACAAAAGGTTTATCTATGAAGAATCTTTTCGAACCCCTTTGCTCATGCGCTGGCCACAAGTCATTAAGCCTGAATCTTCAAATCAGAAAATGGTTCAAAATCTTGATTTTGCGCAGACGCTTCTCGAAGTAGCAGGAGTGACTGCCCCAGGTGATATGCAAGGAGAAAGTTTAGTGCCTTTGCTTGAAGGAAGAGAAGAAGCATGGACAAGAAACGAAGTGTATTATCATTTTTATGAATACCCATCTATTCACATGGTCAAAAGACATTATGGTATTGTTTCGGAGAGATACAAACTCATTCATTTTTACTACGACATAGACGAATGGGAATTGTATGATCGAAAGATGGACCCTCAAGAGCTCAATAATGTTTTCAATGACCCAGCTTATGCCGAAGTGGTGAGAGCATTGAAAACCAAACTTGAAGTACTCAGAAAAAAGTATGGAGACTCTGATCGTTTAAGCGACGAATATATCGAAAGATATATGTCTAAAATCAAGGTGGACGAATTGCTTTAG
- a CDS encoding WD40/YVTN/BNR-like repeat-containing protein yields the protein MKWILAMLVFPMAAQAQWVSINPGAGGQVQDVVCAPSTPGTLYLASDMEGVYKTEDNGAHWHITGDLVHNRIFAVAVDPTSADQIYVGGMFALQVSTDGGKNYSVADKSLGESFGSVSVDPHDPNHIIAGIGWRDDYDFVTLTDNVRDGKGRLLESRDKGLTWNYITYDKAVGDKNVWTITFDPVKKGVVYLSAARGFYISRDDAKTWQLIKAPAKAFDNKGATVSPDGKVLYTAYATGNRASDVYASPSDDIEWIKVMEGLPNHKIGFWYPEVDTRSTSEQHKVLISIEGTREGLFEGTFTWENKELKNYHWDLIWEGTDGYDFGWDWADPNPRYVHYTPIGWKRAIWSTTNENMFAGIRQADGSYQWINKYSNRNEKFVVHQWNKDWYTYSGRGTESTYTYDIAADENYVIQGQGDNGLMESWDAGFSWSNIQHRTDSLNYSDIQAVAIGAANGKPVVLAQATTGYGGNARDGRLFVKKLETYSPTDRWEMIGGGPNHLLGLPEGIFRDVVVAPSNPEKVYLWSNDNGLYQIEDLGETLKQRENGVVVPAQKISDETLAGVITTKKIAVHPTNENIVFLASARGTKGAFRGEKEDGVWKWTKIYGGGSWEAEMVAWEHLGQTYLIYSGTSENTKKDGCNYKILLSMDEGKTWTSILDPSMALEMRAEYIQAWYPYIKKDYIFQNKGGLTAKGNTIIINFYNHKYQNGVGIFKGTLDEKGSVKWEDWTGDLHYPGVTSAIIASYEGEEWVYISTPGAGAWKRKL from the coding sequence ATGAAATGGATACTGGCCATGCTGGTTTTCCCTATGGCAGCTCAGGCTCAGTGGGTATCGATCAATCCTGGAGCAGGAGGACAAGTACAAGATGTAGTGTGTGCACCTAGTACACCTGGTACTCTCTATCTGGCTTCCGACATGGAAGGTGTTTATAAAACAGAAGACAATGGAGCGCATTGGCATATCACAGGCGATTTGGTACACAATCGAATCTTTGCTGTAGCAGTAGACCCTACCAGCGCAGACCAAATTTACGTAGGAGGCATGTTTGCCTTGCAAGTATCTACGGATGGAGGCAAAAACTATTCGGTAGCAGACAAATCCTTAGGAGAGAGTTTTGGGTCTGTTAGTGTAGATCCTCATGATCCTAATCACATCATAGCTGGTATAGGCTGGAGAGATGATTATGATTTTGTTACTCTTACAGATAATGTGAGAGATGGAAAAGGTAGGTTGCTTGAGTCGCGCGACAAAGGATTGACATGGAATTATATCACTTATGACAAAGCTGTAGGAGATAAGAATGTTTGGACGATCACATTTGACCCTGTGAAAAAAGGTGTAGTCTATCTCTCTGCAGCGAGAGGGTTTTATATCAGTAGAGACGATGCAAAAACGTGGCAATTAATAAAAGCACCAGCCAAAGCCTTCGACAACAAAGGAGCAACTGTGAGTCCTGATGGCAAGGTTCTCTATACCGCTTATGCCACGGGCAATAGGGCAAGTGATGTGTATGCAAGCCCATCAGACGACATCGAATGGATAAAAGTTATGGAAGGATTGCCGAATCATAAAATTGGATTCTGGTATCCAGAAGTAGATACACGTTCTACATCAGAACAGCACAAAGTGCTGATTTCGATAGAAGGTACTCGTGAGGGCTTGTTTGAAGGAACTTTTACTTGGGAAAACAAGGAGTTGAAAAATTACCATTGGGATTTGATTTGGGAAGGAACTGACGGATACGATTTTGGATGGGACTGGGCTGACCCTAATCCGAGATATGTACATTATACGCCTATAGGCTGGAAACGTGCGATATGGTCTACTACCAACGAGAACATGTTTGCAGGCATTCGTCAGGCAGATGGTTCATATCAGTGGATCAACAAATATTCCAACCGAAACGAAAAATTTGTGGTTCACCAGTGGAACAAAGATTGGTATACTTATTCAGGGCGTGGAACAGAAAGTACCTACACGTATGATATTGCCGCGGACGAAAATTATGTCATCCAAGGCCAAGGCGACAATGGATTAATGGAAAGTTGGGATGCTGGATTCAGCTGGTCCAATATCCAGCACCGTACCGATAGTCTCAACTATTCAGATATACAAGCGGTCGCTATTGGAGCGGCCAATGGTAAGCCAGTAGTATTGGCACAAGCCACCACAGGGTATGGGGGTAATGCCAGAGACGGTCGTCTTTTTGTGAAAAAATTAGAGACGTATTCACCGACTGATCGATGGGAAATGATTGGAGGAGGTCCTAATCATTTGCTTGGATTGCCTGAAGGGATTTTTAGAGACGTAGTAGTTGCACCTTCCAATCCCGAAAAAGTGTATCTCTGGTCTAACGACAATGGGCTATATCAAATAGAAGATTTAGGGGAAACACTCAAACAACGTGAAAATGGCGTAGTAGTACCAGCTCAAAAAATCAGTGATGAGACTTTAGCAGGCGTCATTACTACTAAAAAAATTGCTGTTCACCCTACCAACGAAAACATTGTTTTCTTGGCAAGCGCAAGGGGAACCAAAGGAGCCTTTAGAGGAGAGAAGGAAGACGGGGTATGGAAGTGGACAAAAATTTATGGTGGAGGTAGCTGGGAAGCAGAAATGGTGGCTTGGGAACACCTTGGTCAGACTTATTTGATCTATTCTGGCACGTCTGAAAACACCAAAAAAGACGGGTGTAACTATAAGATTTTGTTGTCTATGGATGAAGGAAAAACCTGGACTTCTATCCTAGACCCTTCGATGGCTTTAGAAATGAGAGCGGAGTATATACAGGCTTGGTATCCATACATCAAGAAAGATTATATCTTTCAAAACAAAGGAGGGTTGACAGCCAAAGGCAATACTATTATTATCAATTTCTACAATCACAAGTACCAAAACGGGGTAGGTATTTTTAAAGGAACTTTAGATGAAAAAGGGAGTGTGAAATGGGAAGACTGGACGGGAGATCTTCATTACCCAGGAGTTACTTCAGCCATTATCGCCTCATACGAAGGCGAAGAATGGGTCTATATCAGTACACCAGGGGCAGGCGCTTGGAAACGAAAATTGTGA